In Corynebacterium guangdongense, one DNA window encodes the following:
- the gltX gene encoding glutamate--tRNA ligase, with protein MTSDVRVRFCPSPTGTPHVGLVRTALFNWAYARHTGGTFVFRIEDTDAARDSEESYQALIETMQWLGLGWDEGVEVGGPHEPYRQSQRMDIYADVLKKLIDAGEVYPAYSTAEEVEERHKAAGRDPKLGYDNYDRTLTEEQIAAFEAEGRQPVWRLRMPEKTWSWTDLVRGEVEFKPETQPDFVVARSNGAPLYTLVNPVDDALMRITHVLRGEDLLSSTPRQIALYEALQRIGVTDFTPQFGHLPFVMGEGNKKLSKRDPQSNIFNHRDAGIIPEGMLNYLALLGWSLSGDRDIFTREEMVEAFDVADVLGNPARFDDKKLLAINADHIRLLAPADFEARLRAYLTEHTEFPVDYPAEKFAIAAELTQTRIKTLGEAWGLLKFLVTDDEDLVLDEKAAKKNLKEAAIAPLDAGIAALEAIAEGEWTTATIEAALNQALIEELELKPRVAFGALRVGVSGEAVSPPLFESMELLGRDSTLARLKAARAVTPFQAGQ; from the coding sequence ATGACTTCAGACGTACGCGTTCGTTTCTGCCCGTCGCCCACCGGTACCCCGCACGTCGGCCTGGTGCGCACCGCCCTGTTCAACTGGGCCTACGCCCGCCACACCGGCGGCACCTTCGTCTTCCGCATCGAGGACACCGACGCCGCCCGCGACTCCGAGGAGTCCTACCAGGCGCTCATCGAGACCATGCAGTGGCTCGGCCTGGGCTGGGACGAGGGCGTCGAGGTCGGCGGCCCGCACGAGCCCTACCGCCAGTCGCAGCGCATGGACATCTACGCCGACGTGCTCAAGAAGCTCATCGACGCCGGCGAGGTCTACCCGGCCTACTCCACCGCCGAAGAGGTCGAGGAGCGGCACAAGGCCGCCGGCCGTGACCCGAAGCTGGGCTACGACAACTACGACCGCACCCTCACCGAGGAGCAGATCGCCGCCTTCGAGGCCGAGGGCCGCCAGCCGGTCTGGCGCCTGCGCATGCCGGAGAAGACCTGGTCCTGGACCGACCTGGTCCGCGGCGAGGTCGAGTTCAAGCCGGAGACCCAGCCGGACTTCGTCGTCGCCCGATCCAACGGTGCGCCGCTCTACACCCTGGTCAACCCGGTCGACGACGCCCTGATGCGCATCACCCACGTCCTGCGCGGCGAGGACCTGCTGTCCTCGACCCCGCGCCAGATCGCCCTCTACGAGGCGCTGCAGCGCATCGGCGTCACCGACTTCACCCCGCAGTTCGGCCACCTGCCCTTCGTCATGGGCGAAGGCAACAAGAAGCTGTCCAAGCGCGACCCGCAGTCCAACATTTTCAACCACCGCGACGCCGGCATCATCCCGGAGGGCATGCTCAACTACCTGGCGCTGCTGGGCTGGTCGCTTTCCGGCGACCGCGACATCTTCACCCGCGAGGAGATGGTCGAGGCCTTCGACGTCGCCGACGTGCTGGGCAACCCGGCCCGCTTCGACGACAAGAAGCTGCTGGCCATCAACGCCGACCACATCCGCCTGCTGGCGCCGGCCGACTTCGAGGCCCGCCTGCGCGCCTACCTCACCGAGCACACCGAGTTCCCGGTCGACTACCCGGCCGAGAAGTTCGCGATCGCCGCCGAGCTGACCCAGACCCGCATCAAAACCCTCGGCGAGGCCTGGGGCCTGCTCAAGTTCCTCGTCACGGATGACGAGGACCTGGTCCTGGACGAGAAGGCCGCCAAGAAGAACCTCAAGGAGGCCGCGATCGCGCCGCTCGACGCCGGCATCGCCGCACTGGAAGCCATCGCCGAGGGCGAGTGGACCACCGCCACCATCGAGGCGGCCCTCAACCAGGCGCTCATCGAGGAACTCGAGCTCAAGCCGCGCGTCGCCTTCGGCGCCCTGCGCGTCGGGGTCTCCGGCGAGGCCGTCTCCCCGCCGCTGTTTGAGTCCATGGAGCTGCTGGGCAGAGACTCCACCCTGGCCCGCCTGAAGGCCGCCCGCGCGGTCACCCCGTTCCAGGCGGGGCAGTAG
- a CDS encoding Re/Si-specific NAD(P)(+) transhydrogenase subunit alpha — MLIGIPREPAALVSATPDTVGKLIKLGYDVAVESGAGEAASFPDTHYRDAGARIVGGEEVWAADIITTLDAPSPVQRQALAPGATLISRLAPGRNEDLVAEFAARNVTAVAMDAVPRISRAQSMDVLSSQANIAGYRAVIEAAAAFGRLFTGQVTAAGKVPPAVVYVIGAGVAGLAAIGTANSMGAIVKATDLRPETAEQVESMGAEFVPIPAATEQSEDGYAKEMTADQAQAAAQLYAEQSAQADIVITTANIPGRTSPILLTAEDVANMKPGSVIVDMAAANGGNCELTVPEEVVVTANGVTIIGYTDLSGRLPAQASQLYGQNIVNLLKLMTPGKDGTLAFDLEDEIVRGITVTRAAAEKSAAEVLWPPPAVKVSASPATAPAEASASAVNEPAPEAPSSGAWKWIAGLLGAALVLASPMQVAGEYMLLLLAVVVGFYVITAVTHKLHTPLMSETNAISGIVVVGAILQVGSSNLLVAGLAFAAIVVASINIFGGFAVTGRMLRMFDGGKD, encoded by the coding sequence ATGCTCATAGGCATCCCCCGGGAGCCGGCGGCGCTGGTTTCCGCCACTCCGGACACCGTGGGCAAGCTCATCAAACTGGGCTACGACGTCGCGGTCGAATCCGGAGCCGGCGAGGCAGCCAGCTTCCCCGATACCCACTACCGGGACGCGGGAGCGCGCATCGTGGGCGGCGAGGAGGTGTGGGCTGCGGACATCATCACCACCCTGGACGCCCCGTCACCGGTACAGCGCCAGGCTCTCGCACCGGGCGCGACACTGATTTCCCGGCTGGCCCCGGGCCGCAACGAGGACCTCGTCGCAGAGTTCGCCGCCCGCAACGTCACCGCCGTGGCGATGGACGCCGTTCCCCGCATCAGCCGCGCCCAGTCCATGGACGTGCTGAGCTCCCAGGCCAACATCGCCGGCTACCGGGCGGTCATCGAGGCCGCCGCCGCGTTCGGACGCCTGTTCACCGGCCAGGTCACCGCCGCGGGCAAGGTTCCGCCTGCGGTGGTCTACGTCATCGGCGCCGGGGTGGCGGGCCTGGCGGCGATCGGCACCGCGAACTCGATGGGCGCCATCGTCAAGGCGACGGACCTGCGCCCGGAGACGGCGGAACAGGTCGAGTCCATGGGCGCCGAATTCGTCCCCATTCCAGCGGCGACCGAGCAATCGGAGGACGGCTACGCCAAGGAGATGACCGCAGATCAGGCCCAGGCCGCGGCGCAGCTCTACGCGGAGCAGTCCGCCCAGGCGGACATCGTGATCACCACCGCCAACATCCCGGGCCGCACCTCCCCGATCCTGCTCACCGCCGAAGACGTGGCGAACATGAAACCGGGTTCGGTCATCGTCGACATGGCCGCCGCCAACGGCGGCAACTGCGAACTGACCGTGCCCGAGGAGGTGGTGGTCACCGCCAACGGCGTCACCATCATCGGCTACACCGACTTGTCCGGCCGCCTGCCGGCGCAGGCTTCCCAGCTCTACGGCCAGAACATCGTCAACCTGCTCAAGCTGATGACTCCGGGCAAGGACGGCACCCTCGCCTTCGATCTGGAGGACGAGATCGTCCGCGGCATCACCGTGACGCGCGCGGCGGCGGAGAAGTCCGCGGCCGAGGTCCTGTGGCCGCCTCCGGCGGTGAAGGTGTCGGCGAGCCCGGCCACCGCGCCCGCGGAGGCGTCCGCCTCCGCGGTCAACGAGCCCGCCCCAGAGGCACCCTCTTCCGGGGCGTGGAAGTGGATCGCCGGCCTGCTGGGCGCGGCCCTGGTGCTGGCGAGCCCGATGCAGGTGGCGGGGGAGTACATGCTGCTCCTGCTCGCCGTCGTCGTCGGTTTCTACGTGATCACCGCGGTGACGCACAAGCTGCACACTCCGCTGATGTCGGAGACGAACGCGATCTCGGGAATCGTCGTGGTCGGCGCGATTTTGCAGGTCGGGTCATCCAACCTGCTGGTCGCGGGTCTGGCGTTTGCGGCGATCGTCGTCGCGTCCATCAATATTTTCGGTGGCTTCGCGGTGACCGGCCGGATGCTGCGCATGTTCGACGGGGGTAAAGACTAA
- a CDS encoding antibiotic biosynthesis monooxygenase family protein, whose protein sequence is MSFCKITSIAVPAPARAEFERSFAFRRGFVDIVDGFEGLQLLRPLSEGSPYQLLTFWRDEASHRAWRQANPRQDDESTKNYDVANYEVIQRVEPVRE, encoded by the coding sequence ATGAGCTTCTGCAAGATCACCTCGATCGCCGTGCCCGCCCCCGCCCGGGCGGAATTTGAGCGCAGCTTCGCTTTCCGTCGCGGATTCGTCGATATCGTCGACGGTTTCGAGGGACTCCAGCTGTTGCGCCCCCTCAGCGAGGGCTCCCCGTACCAGCTGCTGACATTCTGGCGCGACGAGGCCTCCCACCGGGCCTGGCGCCAGGCCAACCCCCGGCAGGACGACGAGTCGACCAAGAACTACGACGTGGCGAACTACGAGGTGATCCAGCGGGTCGAGCCTGTCCGGGAGTGA
- a CDS encoding DUF4349 domain-containing protein: MSIIRRRVAVTALVLALGGLAGCADAGDTTDAIMPEIAERPSDPAAAEQAPVESHVVTTGEASISVRDPERAAEEFSTVARESESRVVFSDVSTTGERTSAHVTVRVPTERYQELVDRLDEFGKVTSLTSTATDVGQQVVDLQARQAALQTSIDRLTALMDEATTVADLLEAENMLTQRQAELDSLTGQLDYLNDQVAMSTLTASFHEPGDGDTSLIGRAWRALLDSASSLLIFVMAALPWAVLIGLLAWLARILIRRRRGPDASAR, from the coding sequence ATGAGCATTATCCGACGCCGGGTCGCCGTCACCGCCCTCGTCCTCGCCCTCGGGGGCCTGGCGGGGTGCGCCGACGCCGGCGACACCACAGACGCCATTATGCCGGAGATCGCCGAGCGCCCCAGTGACCCTGCCGCCGCGGAGCAGGCACCGGTCGAGTCTCACGTGGTGACGACGGGGGAGGCGTCGATAAGCGTGCGCGACCCAGAGCGGGCGGCGGAGGAATTCTCGACGGTGGCGCGGGAGTCGGAATCGCGGGTGGTGTTCTCGGACGTGTCGACGACCGGGGAGCGGACCTCGGCGCACGTGACCGTGCGGGTGCCGACGGAGCGTTACCAGGAGCTGGTGGATCGGCTCGACGAGTTCGGGAAGGTCACCTCGCTGACGAGCACGGCCACCGACGTCGGCCAGCAGGTGGTCGACCTCCAGGCCCGGCAGGCGGCGCTGCAGACCTCCATCGACCGACTGACCGCGCTCATGGATGAGGCCACCACCGTCGCCGACCTGCTCGAGGCAGAGAACATGCTCACCCAGCGGCAGGCGGAACTCGATTCCCTGACCGGCCAGCTGGACTACCTCAACGACCAGGTGGCCATGTCGACTCTCACCGCCAGCTTCCATGAACCCGGCGACGGCGACACCTCGCTGATCGGGCGCGCCTGGCGGGCGCTGCTCGACTCGGCCTCCTCGCTGCTGATCTTCGTCATGGCCGCGCTGCCGTGGGCGGTGCTCATCGGCCTCCTGGCGTGGCTGGCGAGGATCCTCATTCGGCGCCGCCGCGGGCCGGACGCCTCCGCACGGTAG
- the pntB gene encoding Re/Si-specific NAD(P)(+) transhydrogenase subunit beta produces the protein MTTYSAQAATAVPVAALEMTDKITNLAYLVAALLFILALAGLAKQETASRGNRFGMAGMAIALVATVLKAVVASIDAGEDSSGPVVTLILIAVAMLIGAAIGIPRAKKVEMTGMPELIALLHSFVGLAAVLIGLNSFIHPDANAEAIASFHLGEVYLGVFIGSVTLTGSIVAYLKLSAKMSGKPLVLPGRHLLNAAVILVCLVGMGVFIWAGHANLTLAWIAMAVNLVLSLFLGFHLVAAIGGGDMPVVVSMLNSYSGWAAAAAGFMLFNPLLIIVGALVGSSGAYLSYVMCQAMNRSFISVILGGFGGDSAADGDERDYGEHTEITAADTAELLKNAKTVMITPGYGMAVAQAQYPVAALVAKLREHGVKVAFGIHPVAGRLPGHMNVLLAEAKVPYDLVLELDEVNDDFGEVDVVLVIGANDTVNPIAEEPGSPIAGMPVLKVWEAGEVIVFKRSMGSGYAGVQNPLFFNENTDMLLGDAKTSVEEINAAL, from the coding sequence ATGACCACCTACTCAGCCCAGGCGGCCACCGCCGTGCCCGTCGCGGCACTGGAAATGACCGACAAGATCACCAACCTGGCGTACCTTGTCGCGGCGCTGCTGTTCATTCTCGCCCTGGCCGGCCTCGCGAAGCAGGAGACCGCGTCGCGCGGCAACCGCTTCGGCATGGCGGGCATGGCCATCGCCCTGGTGGCCACCGTGCTCAAGGCCGTCGTCGCCTCCATCGACGCCGGGGAGGACTCCAGCGGCCCGGTGGTCACGCTCATCCTTATCGCGGTGGCCATGCTCATCGGCGCGGCCATCGGCATTCCGCGGGCGAAGAAGGTCGAGATGACCGGCATGCCCGAACTGATCGCGCTGCTGCACAGTTTCGTCGGCCTGGCCGCGGTGCTCATCGGCCTGAACTCCTTCATCCACCCCGACGCCAACGCGGAGGCGATCGCCTCCTTCCACCTTGGTGAGGTCTACCTGGGCGTCTTCATCGGCTCCGTCACGCTGACCGGCTCGATCGTCGCCTACCTGAAACTGTCGGCCAAGATGAGCGGCAAGCCCCTGGTCCTGCCGGGGCGGCACCTGCTCAACGCCGCGGTCATCCTGGTGTGCCTGGTCGGCATGGGAGTGTTCATCTGGGCGGGCCACGCCAACCTCACCCTCGCGTGGATTGCCATGGCGGTCAACCTCGTGCTCTCGCTGTTCCTCGGTTTCCACCTGGTGGCCGCCATCGGCGGCGGCGACATGCCGGTCGTGGTGTCCATGCTCAACTCCTACTCCGGCTGGGCCGCGGCCGCCGCGGGCTTCATGCTCTTCAACCCGCTGCTGATCATCGTCGGCGCACTGGTCGGTTCCTCGGGCGCCTACCTGTCCTACGTCATGTGCCAGGCGATGAACCGCTCCTTCATCTCGGTCATTCTGGGCGGTTTCGGCGGTGACAGCGCGGCCGACGGTGACGAGCGCGACTACGGCGAGCACACCGAGATCACGGCCGCGGACACCGCGGAGCTGCTCAAGAACGCCAAGACCGTCATGATCACGCCGGGTTACGGCATGGCCGTCGCCCAGGCCCAGTACCCGGTGGCGGCACTGGTGGCCAAGCTCAGGGAGCACGGCGTCAAGGTCGCCTTCGGCATCCACCCCGTGGCCGGTCGTCTGCCCGGCCACATGAACGTCCTGCTCGCCGAGGCCAAGGTCCCCTACGATCTGGTGCTCGAGCTCGACGAGGTCAACGATGACTTCGGCGAGGTCGACGTCGTCCTCGTCATCGGCGCCAACGACACCGTCAACCCGATCGCCGAGGAGCCGGGCTCGCCGATCGCCGGCATGCCCGTGCTCAAGGTGTGGGAGGCCGGGGAGGTCATCGTGTTCAAGCGCTCGATGGGCTCCGGCTACGCAGGCGTGCAGAACCCGCTGTTCTTCAACGAGAACACCGACATGCTTCTGGGCGACGCCAAGACCTCCGTCGAGGAGATCAACGCCGCACTCTGA
- a CDS encoding inositol-3-phosphate synthase: MGKIRVAIAGVGNCATSLIQGVEYYQDADPATKVPGLMHVQFGKYHVSDLEFVAAFDVDAAKVGLDLADATEASENNTIKICDVPQTGVTVQRGPTLDGLGIHYRETITESAEEPVDVVQVLRDAEVDVLVSYLPVGSEEADKFYAQAAIDAGVAFVNALPVFIASDPEWAKKFEDAGVAIVGDDIKSQVGATISHRVLAKLFEDRGVRLDRTMQLNVGGNMDFKNMLDRNRLESKKISKTQAVTSNIKEGPLAGKVEDRGVHIGPSDYVPWLDDRKWAYVRLEGTAFGDVPLNLEYKLEVWDSPNSAGIIIDAVRAAKIAKDRGIGGPILPASAYLMKSPPVQMGDEEAREQLEAFIIEP; encoded by the coding sequence ATGGGCAAGATTCGCGTCGCCATCGCAGGCGTCGGCAACTGCGCCACGTCGCTCATCCAGGGCGTGGAGTACTACCAGGACGCCGACCCGGCGACGAAGGTTCCGGGCCTGATGCACGTGCAGTTCGGAAAGTACCACGTCAGCGACCTCGAGTTCGTCGCGGCATTCGACGTCGACGCCGCCAAGGTCGGCCTGGACCTGGCCGACGCCACCGAGGCCAGCGAGAACAACACCATCAAGATCTGCGACGTCCCGCAGACCGGCGTCACCGTCCAGCGCGGCCCCACCCTTGACGGCCTGGGCATCCACTACCGCGAGACCATCACGGAGTCCGCCGAGGAGCCGGTCGACGTCGTCCAGGTCCTCCGGGACGCCGAGGTCGACGTCCTCGTCTCCTACCTGCCGGTCGGTTCCGAGGAGGCGGACAAGTTCTACGCCCAGGCCGCGATCGACGCGGGCGTCGCCTTCGTCAACGCGCTGCCGGTCTTCATCGCCTCCGACCCGGAGTGGGCGAAGAAGTTCGAGGACGCCGGCGTGGCCATCGTCGGCGATGACATCAAGTCCCAGGTCGGCGCCACGATCTCGCACCGCGTCCTGGCCAAGCTCTTCGAGGACCGCGGCGTGCGTCTGGACCGCACCATGCAGCTCAACGTCGGCGGCAACATGGACTTCAAGAACATGCTCGACCGCAACCGCCTGGAGTCAAAGAAGATCTCCAAGACCCAGGCGGTGACCTCCAACATCAAGGAAGGCCCGCTGGCCGGCAAGGTCGAGGACCGCGGCGTCCACATCGGCCCCTCCGACTACGTCCCCTGGCTCGACGACCGCAAGTGGGCCTACGTCCGACTGGAGGGCACCGCCTTCGGCGACGTCCCGCTGAACCTGGAGTACAAGCTGGAGGTCTGGGATTCCCCGAACTCCGCCGGCATCATCATCGACGCCGTACGCGCGGCCAAGATCGCCAAGGACCGCGGCATCGGCGGACCGATCCTGCCGGCCTCTGCGTACCTGATGAAGTCCCCGCCGGTGCAGATGGGCGACGAGGAGGCCCGCGAACAGCTCGAGGCCTTCATCATCGAGCCTTAA
- a CDS encoding isochorismate synthase has protein sequence MSDQRPVTAPDFLLSRAHGSVRTQGAKRTFTDGWDAADALRAGEVDMVVGALPFDRSAPAALTVPEHIIREDGPLEPHSYYRYGPGSRLHATIVGFDPDPHEHLRRVEAAIETIRQSKLEKVVLARAVDIAFDPPVDPLLVAARLIDRSYNRDGFIADLSPAGRDSMFVGSSPEVLVKRQGSTVTAYPLAGSAARARDRDEDAVVGHRLRTSAKDLEEHAYVVDHLRDTLGPLCTRLDVPTHPELTRTNEMWHLATPIIGRLADPSTTALELALRVYPTPAVCGTPTDAAEALIQTAESDRGFYAGAVGWCDGDGDGEYMVAIRCAEVSADGARARAWAGGGIVADSDAEDELAETTAKLRTILNSLGL, from the coding sequence ATGTCTGATCAACGACCGGTGACTGCACCGGACTTCCTGCTCTCCCGAGCTCATGGGTCCGTGCGCACGCAGGGAGCGAAGCGCACCTTCACCGATGGTTGGGACGCCGCCGACGCGCTGCGCGCGGGCGAGGTGGACATGGTGGTCGGCGCGCTGCCCTTCGACCGCTCGGCGCCCGCCGCCCTGACCGTCCCGGAGCACATCATCCGCGAGGACGGGCCGCTGGAGCCGCACTCCTACTACCGCTACGGTCCCGGTTCGCGGCTGCACGCCACGATCGTCGGGTTCGATCCGGATCCGCACGAGCATCTGCGCCGGGTGGAGGCCGCCATCGAGACCATCCGCCAGTCGAAGCTGGAGAAGGTCGTGCTGGCCCGCGCCGTGGACATCGCGTTCGACCCGCCGGTGGATCCGCTGCTGGTCGCCGCCCGCCTCATCGACCGCAGCTACAACCGGGACGGCTTCATCGCCGACCTCTCCCCGGCCGGCCGCGACAGCATGTTCGTCGGCTCCTCCCCGGAAGTGCTGGTCAAGCGGCAGGGCTCGACGGTGACCGCCTATCCCCTGGCCGGTTCCGCGGCCCGCGCCCGCGATCGCGACGAGGACGCGGTCGTCGGCCACCGTCTGCGCACCTCGGCGAAGGATCTCGAGGAGCACGCCTACGTCGTCGACCACCTGCGCGACACGCTGGGACCGCTGTGCACCCGCCTGGACGTGCCCACGCATCCGGAACTGACCCGCACCAACGAGATGTGGCACCTGGCCACCCCGATCATCGGGCGGTTGGCCGATCCCTCCACCACCGCGCTCGAGCTGGCGCTGCGGGTCTACCCCACCCCGGCCGTGTGCGGCACCCCGACCGACGCCGCCGAGGCGCTGATCCAGACCGCCGAATCCGACCGGGGCTTCTACGCCGGGGCCGTCGGCTGGTGCGACGGGGACGGCGACGGCGAATACATGGTGGCCATCCGCTGCGCCGAGGTCTCCGCCGACGGCGCCCGCGCCCGGGCCTGGGCCGGCGGCGGCATCGTCGCCGACTCCGACGCCGAGGACGAGCTCGCCGAGACCACCGCGAAGCTGCGCACGATCCTCAACTCCCTGGGGCTCTAG
- a CDS encoding class I SAM-dependent methyltransferase, producing MSKHKHDHPHTHGRHHHPGNHEPVDFEEIYASGVQWSGNPNDTLVRVVSDLEPGAALDLGCGEGADVVWLARQGWEVVGVDPSTTAVERSARLVEHNGLGDSTELITGGIEAVADREFTLVSVFYVPFPGEDTVTVPRLEKLVAPGGHLLFVHHDFPDGRVLSPRAVAEQLSELEVISLETTERHVTGGAGAHHRVDVVLLARRPE from the coding sequence TTGAGCAAGCATAAGCACGACCACCCGCACACCCACGGACGCCATCACCACCCGGGCAACCATGAGCCGGTGGACTTCGAGGAAATCTACGCCTCCGGGGTCCAGTGGTCGGGCAACCCGAACGACACCCTGGTCCGGGTCGTCTCCGACCTGGAACCGGGAGCCGCCCTCGACCTGGGCTGCGGCGAGGGCGCGGACGTCGTCTGGCTGGCCCGGCAGGGCTGGGAGGTCGTCGGCGTCGACCCGTCGACGACGGCCGTCGAGCGTTCCGCCCGGCTCGTGGAGCACAACGGCCTCGGTGACTCCACCGAGCTGATCACCGGTGGGATCGAGGCCGTGGCCGACCGCGAGTTCACCCTCGTCAGCGTCTTTTACGTCCCCTTCCCTGGGGAGGACACGGTCACGGTACCGAGGCTGGAGAAGCTCGTCGCACCCGGCGGGCACCTGCTCTTCGTCCACCACGACTTCCCCGACGGCCGGGTGCTCTCGCCGCGGGCCGTCGCCGAACAGCTGAGTGAGCTGGAGGTGATCTCCCTGGAGACCACCGAGCGCCACGTCACCGGCGGCGCCGGCGCCCACCACCGTGTCGACGTGGTGCTGCTGGCCCGGCGCCCGGAGTAG
- a CDS encoding fumarylacetoacetate hydrolase family protein: MRFARIATPEGLTFAVIDGEGDDHANLTAKAIKGTPYTEPEYTGKEFPLADVRLLAPTLPSKVVAIGRNYADHVQEVFQQSAEHLPPTLFLKPPTSVTGPGAPIRIPDFATKVEFEGELALIVGKPCKNVKAADWKSVIRGVTIVNDVSSRDLQFADGQWARAKGIDTFCPLGPWIETDLEKFELDNLPIKAHLTHDGVTETKQDSNSDQMIMGFGEILEFITASMTLLPGDVICTGSPAGTEAMTPGDTIAVEIPGIGVLENPVEQA; this comes from the coding sequence ATGCGTTTTGCACGAATTGCCACCCCAGAAGGACTGACCTTCGCCGTCATCGACGGTGAAGGCGACGATCACGCGAACCTGACCGCCAAGGCGATCAAGGGCACGCCCTACACCGAGCCGGAGTACACCGGCAAGGAATTCCCGCTCGCCGACGTGCGTCTGCTGGCCCCGACCCTGCCCAGCAAGGTCGTCGCCATCGGGCGCAACTACGCCGACCACGTCCAGGAGGTCTTCCAGCAGTCGGCCGAGCACCTGCCGCCGACGCTCTTCCTCAAGCCGCCGACATCGGTGACCGGACCCGGCGCACCGATCCGTATCCCGGACTTCGCCACCAAGGTCGAGTTCGAGGGCGAGCTGGCCCTCATCGTCGGCAAGCCCTGCAAGAACGTCAAGGCCGCAGACTGGAAGTCCGTCATCCGCGGCGTCACCATCGTCAACGACGTCTCCTCCCGTGACCTGCAGTTCGCCGACGGCCAGTGGGCGCGCGCGAAGGGCATCGACACCTTCTGCCCGCTCGGCCCGTGGATCGAGACCGATCTGGAGAAGTTCGAACTCGACAACCTCCCGATCAAGGCGCACCTGACCCACGACGGCGTCACCGAGACCAAGCAGGACTCCAACTCGGACCAGATGATCATGGGCTTCGGCGAGATCCTCGAGTTCATCACCGCGTCCATGACCCTACTGCCGGGCGACGTCATCTGCACCGGCTCCCCGGCCGGCACCGAGGCCATGACCCCGGGCGACACCATCGCCGTCGAGATCCCCGGCATCGGAGTTCTGGAGAACCCTGTTGAGCAAGCATAA
- a CDS encoding nucleoside deaminase, with product MAHAISLSRKGMLADEGGPFGAVIVRNGEIIAEGNNMVVATGDPTNHAEIVAIRRATAELGRFELSDCELYANCEPCPMCLGAIYWAKVGKVYFANTRDDAARIGFDDSLIYEELARPIGERQIEFVHVPDPRAQEVFDEWLAKPDRVEY from the coding sequence ATGGCACACGCGATCAGCCTGTCGAGGAAAGGCATGCTCGCCGACGAAGGCGGCCCTTTCGGCGCGGTCATCGTCCGCAACGGGGAGATCATCGCCGAGGGCAACAACATGGTCGTGGCCACCGGGGACCCGACCAATCACGCCGAGATAGTGGCCATCCGCCGGGCCACGGCCGAGCTGGGTCGTTTCGAGCTGTCCGACTGCGAGCTCTATGCCAATTGCGAACCCTGCCCCATGTGTCTGGGGGCGATCTACTGGGCCAAGGTGGGGAAGGTGTATTTCGCCAACACCCGCGACGACGCCGCCCGGATCGGTTTCGATGACTCCCTCATCTACGAGGAGCTGGCCAGGCCGATAGGAGAAAGGCAAATCGAGTTCGTGCACGTCCCGGATCCGCGGGCGCAGGAGGTCTTCGACGAGTGGCTGGCCAAGCCGGACCGGGTCGAGTACTAA